A window of Brachybacterium fresconis contains these coding sequences:
- a CDS encoding helix-turn-helix domain-containing protein, with protein sequence MDNRAEVRQFLMSRRAKVTPLDAGLPDGGGRRVPGLRRGEVAMLAGVSVEYYAKLERGAIAGASASVLDALAAALQLDETERIHLLDLARAADGIPTSGRPRRRSAAAPAPVRPALQWTLDSLTDGVAFVRDQYQNLLATNELGRAFYSPLIGDGTGGRTPNLARFQFLDPASTDFYPDWERFAQMCVGSMRVEAGKDPHDATLQDLVGELSTCSDTFRRLWGAHDVHTHGSGTKRFRHPVVGELDVAYEELALTAEPGRALIVYTAEPGSQSQQRMRLLASWAATRRAELVEQDQDAAAEREAERS encoded by the coding sequence ATGGACAACAGAGCAGAGGTGCGTCAGTTCCTCATGTCGCGCCGGGCGAAGGTGACCCCGCTGGACGCAGGGCTGCCGGACGGCGGCGGCCGCCGCGTGCCCGGTCTGCGCCGCGGCGAGGTCGCGATGCTCGCCGGGGTCAGCGTCGAGTACTACGCGAAGCTCGAACGGGGCGCGATCGCCGGTGCCTCGGCCTCGGTGCTGGATGCGCTCGCGGCGGCCCTGCAGCTGGACGAGACCGAGCGCATCCACCTGCTGGACCTCGCGCGGGCGGCCGACGGGATCCCCACCTCGGGTCGGCCCCGTCGTCGCAGTGCGGCCGCGCCCGCCCCGGTGCGGCCCGCCCTGCAGTGGACGCTGGATTCGCTGACGGACGGCGTCGCCTTCGTGCGGGACCAGTACCAGAACCTGCTCGCGACCAATGAGCTGGGCCGGGCGTTCTACTCCCCGCTGATCGGGGATGGCACCGGCGGACGGACGCCGAACCTCGCCCGCTTCCAGTTCCTCGACCCGGCCTCGACGGACTTCTACCCGGACTGGGAGCGGTTCGCGCAGATGTGTGTGGGAAGCATGCGGGTCGAGGCGGGCAAGGACCCGCACGACGCCACCCTCCAGGACCTGGTCGGGGAGCTGTCCACCTGCAGCGACACCTTCCGCCGGCTCTGGGGCGCCCATGACGTGCACACCCACGGCTCCGGTACCAAGCGGTTCCGCCATCCCGTGGTCGGCGAGCTCGACGTCGCCTACGAGGAGCTGGCGCTGACGGCGGAGCCGGGGCGCGCCCTGATCGTGTACACCGCGGAGCCGGGCTCGCAGTCCCAGCAGCGGATGCGGCTGCTCGCCAGCTGGGCTGCGACTCGACGGGCCGAGCTGGTGGAGCAGGATCAGGATGCGGCAGCAGAGCGGGAGGCGGAGCGCTCCTGA
- a CDS encoding FAD-dependent oxidoreductase, whose product MTIRTIPLDDQDDAARHDDLRILVVGAGVAGLAAAQLLRADGHHPILVERRAPEADDGYMVALMPLADGPIADLGVREEYLARSVALDRFRFRAHSGRSLRTDGLEDVIGRYGDYRGLTRGTLLEVLAGGDAAVTHRTTVTGLDEDPDGLTAILESDGATRTLRVDAAVIADGIGSRTRDLLSGAAPLDRVETGWGGWVVWTPADADSGLGEELWGDDFFVGTYPVPGALGAFVGGPEEETGRRPAAFTDVVRRRLGTVPPRIEDALQAVATAEDPFFWPLADVRAAWWTTRRTVLLGDAAAGFLPTAGIGAGMALESAWVLASHLRDATPETIGEALAAYESAQRPRVETAQDTSRSLARLMFRRGRALATGRDLLLRVLSIATALRPIVRLLADRPALPVRPR is encoded by the coding sequence ATGACCATCCGCACCATCCCCCTCGACGACCAGGACGACGCCGCCCGCCACGACGACCTGAGGATCCTCGTCGTCGGCGCCGGGGTCGCGGGCCTCGCCGCGGCCCAGCTGCTCCGCGCCGACGGCCACCACCCGATCCTCGTCGAGCGCCGGGCACCCGAGGCGGACGACGGCTACATGGTGGCCCTCATGCCGCTGGCCGACGGACCGATCGCTGATCTCGGCGTCCGGGAGGAGTACCTCGCCCGCAGCGTCGCCCTGGACCGCTTCCGGTTCCGTGCGCACTCCGGCCGCTCCCTGCGCACCGACGGACTCGAGGACGTCATCGGCCGCTACGGGGACTACCGGGGACTGACCCGCGGCACCCTGCTCGAGGTCCTCGCCGGCGGGGACGCGGCGGTCACCCATCGCACCACGGTCACCGGCCTCGACGAGGACCCCGACGGACTCACCGCCATCCTCGAGAGCGACGGCGCGACCCGGACGCTCCGCGTCGACGCCGCCGTGATCGCCGACGGGATCGGCTCCCGGACCCGCGACCTCCTCTCCGGTGCCGCGCCCCTGGATCGGGTCGAGACCGGCTGGGGCGGCTGGGTCGTGTGGACCCCTGCCGACGCGGACTCCGGCCTCGGCGAGGAGCTGTGGGGCGACGATTTCTTCGTCGGCACGTACCCGGTGCCGGGCGCGCTGGGCGCCTTCGTCGGCGGCCCCGAGGAGGAGACCGGACGTCGGCCCGCCGCCTTCACCGACGTCGTCCGTCGCAGGCTCGGGACCGTGCCGCCGCGGATCGAGGACGCGCTGCAGGCCGTCGCCACAGCAGAGGATCCGTTCTTCTGGCCGCTCGCCGACGTCCGTGCCGCCTGGTGGACCACGCGGCGCACGGTCCTGCTGGGAGATGCGGCGGCCGGCTTCCTGCCGACCGCCGGCATCGGCGCCGGCATGGCGCTGGAATCGGCCTGGGTGCTGGCCTCCCACCTGCGCGATGCCACGCCCGAGACGATCGGCGAGGCGCTGGCCGCCTACGAGAGCGCCCAGCGGCCCCGGGTCGAGACCGCACAGGACACCTCGCGCAGCCTGGCGCGGTTGATGTTCCGGCGCGGTCGCGCACTGGCGACCGGGCGCGACCTCCTGCTGCGCGTGCTCAGCATCGCAACGGCGCTGCGCCCCATCGTGCGACTCCTCGCCGATCGACCCGCCCTGCCGGTCCGGCCGCGGTGA
- a CDS encoding helix-turn-helix domain-containing protein produces MTQESSGAHGVDGLVRRRIRALRLAQGLSLGDLAARAHISQSTLSRIENGQRRLALDQLVTLARALDTSLDELVEIATEEVVSHPIRDHGLDSLRWRIRHSPDTSILRRRVTEPTPDPSRMRAHPGHEWLVVLSGTLMLLLGEQRHRVRTNQSAEFDTMLPHAFGAEGGPADVLMIVDPAARRGHREDAGN; encoded by the coding sequence ATGACGCAAGAAAGCTCCGGTGCCCACGGCGTGGACGGCCTCGTGCGCCGTCGGATCCGTGCCCTGCGTCTCGCGCAGGGTCTGTCGCTGGGCGATCTCGCCGCCCGCGCCCATATCAGCCAGTCCACGCTCTCGCGGATCGAGAACGGTCAGCGCCGTCTCGCGCTGGATCAGCTGGTGACGCTGGCCCGCGCCCTGGACACCAGCCTCGATGAGCTGGTCGAGATCGCCACCGAGGAGGTCGTCTCCCACCCGATCCGCGACCACGGTCTGGACTCGCTGCGCTGGCGGATCCGCCACTCCCCCGACACCTCGATCCTGCGCCGCCGCGTGACCGAACCGACCCCGGATCCCTCGCGGATGCGCGCCCACCCCGGCCACGAATGGCTGGTGGTCCTCTCCGGCACGCTCATGCTGCTGCTGGGCGAGCAGCGCCACCGGGTCCGGACGAATCAGAGCGCCGAATTCGACACCATGCTCCCCCACGCCTTCGGCGCCGAGGGCGGCCCGGCAGACGTCCTGATGATCGTGGACCCCGCGGCCCGGCGGGGGCACCGGGAGGATGCCGGAAACTGA
- a CDS encoding 50S ribosomal protein L31, translating into MKTMTHAKKTTHPETRTVVFRDQSADLRYLTRSTRTSEHTTTWKDGNIYPVIDVDLSSAAHLSRARGGEGSARRRKAAPAGRR; encoded by the coding sequence ATGAAGACCATGACGCACGCCAAGAAGACCACACATCCTGAGACCCGCACGGTCGTCTTCCGCGACCAGAGCGCGGACCTGCGGTACCTGACCCGCTCCACCCGCACCTCGGAGCACACCACGACCTGGAAGGACGGGAACATCTACCCCGTCATCGACGTGGACCTCTCCTCCGCCGCCCACCTGTCGCGAGCACGAGGCGGCGAGGGCTCCGCGCGGCGCCGCAAGGCGGCCCCCGCCGGCCGTCGCTGA
- a CDS encoding GTP-binding protein yields the protein MPVAVVTAVDAVLRDAQVASLMLDAAGVICLRYEVQASTSSLRRLVLSAEGVLEHEQVDLDHPCVSCAMREDAVPTLGRLAQIPDVRAIVLAPPLSADPSVVVGTLRPHQGDWHLASAVSVIDVEAAVEDLLGEDTLAERGLQWAVGDARSVGEALAAQIEYAEQLVIDGDPAGPGAELVEHLRAPEQRLLQGPYALGADEALEGRLDHLIALRRRDARYVEPYGGPTEHGTWTLDLHSERPFHPRRLLENIEALGAGRLRERGRFWVPDRPDSICQWDGAGGQVSIGAVWRTGRELPTTHLVVTGVDAADAERVRTAFARSLLTEREWSAGLELWLGTEDHLAPWLGERDVRV from the coding sequence GTGCCTGTCGCGGTGGTCACCGCCGTCGATGCTGTGCTGCGGGACGCGCAGGTCGCGAGCCTGATGCTCGACGCCGCCGGCGTCATCTGCCTGCGCTACGAGGTCCAGGCGAGCACCTCCTCGCTGCGCCGGCTCGTCCTGTCGGCCGAAGGTGTTCTCGAGCACGAGCAGGTCGATCTGGATCACCCCTGCGTCTCCTGCGCCATGCGCGAGGACGCGGTGCCGACGCTCGGCCGCCTCGCGCAGATCCCGGATGTCCGCGCCATCGTGCTCGCCCCGCCGCTGAGTGCCGACCCCTCGGTCGTCGTCGGCACGCTCCGCCCGCATCAGGGGGACTGGCATCTGGCGAGCGCGGTGAGCGTGATCGATGTCGAGGCGGCCGTCGAGGACCTGCTCGGCGAGGACACCCTGGCCGAGCGCGGCCTGCAGTGGGCCGTCGGGGACGCCCGCAGCGTCGGCGAGGCGCTCGCCGCGCAGATCGAGTACGCCGAGCAGCTCGTGATCGACGGGGATCCCGCCGGCCCCGGGGCGGAGCTGGTCGAGCATCTTCGGGCTCCCGAGCAGCGACTGCTTCAGGGGCCCTATGCTCTCGGGGCGGACGAGGCGCTGGAAGGCCGCCTGGATCATCTGATCGCTCTGCGACGGCGGGACGCCCGGTACGTCGAGCCGTACGGCGGGCCGACGGAGCACGGCACCTGGACCCTCGACCTGCACTCCGAGCGGCCATTCCATCCCCGGCGTCTGCTCGAGAACATCGAAGCCCTCGGGGCCGGACGGCTGCGCGAGCGCGGCCGCTTCTGGGTCCCCGATCGTCCCGACAGCATCTGCCAGTGGGACGGGGCCGGAGGGCAGGTCTCGATCGGCGCCGTGTGGCGGACCGGCCGCGAGCTGCCCACCACCCACCTCGTGGTCACGGGCGTCGACGCGGCCGACGCGGAGCGCGTCCGGACGGCGTTCGCCCGCAGTCTGCTCACCGAGCGGGAGTGGTCCGCGGGCCTCGAGCTCTGGCTCGGGACCGAGGATCACCTCGCGCCGTGGCTCGGGGAGCGCGACGTCCGGGTCTGA
- a CDS encoding TetR/AcrR family transcriptional regulator, which yields MAKSGLSRVPTARRAALEAAAVAEFSAAGFRGASLNAIIQSVGMSKSSFYHVIDSKADLFEQIVASLAARVAERLRPPDPESFAGPAFWDGIDEFVARFAELAATDADLAALGRMFYLSDAPDAGDPSSGAAGARPALLADVRDWVDAVLAVGRRGGHITETLPRDLQRHLVFAVVRAMDEWSVAHLAELGPQAVRQLATAESEALRGLLEPRRREGPD from the coding sequence ATGGCGAAGAGCGGGCTCTCGAGGGTGCCGACGGCGCGACGTGCTGCGCTGGAGGCCGCGGCGGTGGCGGAGTTCTCCGCCGCGGGGTTCCGCGGGGCCTCGCTGAACGCGATCATCCAGTCCGTCGGGATGAGCAAGAGCTCCTTCTATCACGTCATCGACTCGAAGGCGGATCTGTTCGAGCAGATCGTCGCGAGCCTGGCCGCGAGGGTCGCGGAGCGCCTGCGTCCACCGGACCCGGAGAGCTTCGCGGGCCCCGCGTTCTGGGACGGGATCGACGAATTCGTCGCGCGCTTCGCCGAGCTGGCCGCCACCGATGCCGATCTCGCGGCCCTCGGGCGGATGTTCTACCTCTCGGACGCGCCGGATGCGGGTGACCCGTCCTCCGGCGCCGCGGGAGCCCGCCCCGCGCTGCTGGCCGACGTGCGGGACTGGGTGGACGCGGTCCTCGCCGTGGGTCGGCGCGGCGGGCACATCACGGAGACGCTGCCTCGGGACCTGCAGCGGCACCTGGTCTTCGCGGTGGTGCGGGCGATGGACGAGTGGAGCGTCGCGCATCTCGCGGAGCTCGGCCCGCAGGCCGTGCGGCAGCTGGCCACGGCGGAGTCCGAGGCGCTGCGCGGTCTGCTCGAGCCGCGTCGGCGGGAGGGTCCGGACTGA
- a CDS encoding PrsW family intramembrane metalloprotease has protein sequence MPTYPWYLRFSWTLVLATGVLAYIVTFVIMLLTRNPTMLPTVLLVGAVTIPLTVLLFAQTSRAGAIVPTSTILVTATLGGLFAICAAGLVESLAGLFLGRASILLVGVIEETAKLVIPLIVLALAHRSTRGGGIVIGIAAGTGFAVLETMGYGFNALLARNGGLGALDVTLILRGILVPAGHVAWTGAICAALWYLVESPHKGRGVLALACAYVGAIVLHTAWDATTSGAGHLLIGLISVATLLTLTILAHRSFVRRAR, from the coding sequence GTGCCGACCTACCCCTGGTACCTGCGCTTCTCATGGACCCTCGTCCTCGCGACAGGAGTCCTCGCCTACATCGTCACCTTCGTGATCATGCTGCTGACCAGGAACCCCACCATGCTGCCGACGGTGCTGCTGGTCGGTGCGGTCACGATCCCGCTGACGGTCCTGCTGTTCGCCCAGACCAGCCGGGCCGGGGCGATCGTCCCCACGTCGACCATCCTGGTCACCGCCACCCTCGGCGGGCTCTTCGCGATCTGCGCGGCCGGACTCGTGGAGTCCCTCGCGGGGCTGTTCCTGGGCCGGGCTTCCATCCTGCTGGTCGGGGTGATCGAGGAGACCGCCAAACTGGTGATCCCGCTGATCGTGCTGGCCCTGGCGCACCGGTCCACACGCGGTGGCGGCATCGTCATCGGGATCGCGGCCGGCACCGGCTTCGCTGTCCTGGAGACGATGGGCTACGGCTTCAACGCACTGCTGGCCAGGAACGGCGGGCTCGGTGCCCTCGACGTGACGCTGATCCTGCGCGGCATCCTCGTGCCCGCCGGCCACGTCGCCTGGACCGGCGCGATCTGTGCCGCGCTGTGGTACCTCGTCGAATCGCCCCACAAAGGTCGCGGTGTGCTGGCGCTGGCCTGCGCGTACGTCGGGGCCATCGTGCTGCACACCGCCTGGGATGCGACCACCAGCGGGGCCGGGCACCTGCTGATCGGGCTGATCAGCGTCGCGACACTGCTGACGCTGACGATCCTCGCGCACCGCAGCTTCGTCCGCCGGGCGCGGTGA
- a CDS encoding zinc-dependent alcohol dehydrogenase family protein, which yields MRAVIMHGPGDVRVEEREDPQIIDPTDAVITIAATCVCGSDLWPYRGYDQPDHQHMGHEYVGVVEEIGAAVETLKVGDFVVGSFVISCGVCEICREGHPSRCVHAIMVDGEIGTQAEKARIPYADGTLVATPGRPSEDLIPSLLAASDVLGTGWFAADAAQAGPGRIVAVVGDGAVGLMGVLAAKQMGAERIIAMSRHADRQALAREYGATDIVTERGDEGVARIKELTNGLGAHSVIEAVGTQESMMQAIRSTRPGGSVGFVGVSHDVQLPGGELFFSAVHLHGGPAPVRRYLPELIQLIWDRKIDPGKVFDLTLPLAEAAEAYRAMDERRATKVLLTL from the coding sequence ATGCGCGCTGTCATCATGCACGGCCCGGGCGACGTCCGCGTCGAGGAGCGCGAGGACCCGCAGATCATCGACCCGACCGATGCGGTCATCACGATCGCGGCCACCTGCGTCTGCGGCTCCGACCTGTGGCCCTACCGCGGCTATGACCAGCCCGACCACCAGCACATGGGCCATGAGTACGTGGGCGTGGTCGAGGAGATCGGTGCCGCGGTCGAGACCCTGAAGGTCGGCGACTTCGTGGTCGGCTCCTTCGTCATCTCCTGCGGTGTCTGCGAGATCTGCCGCGAGGGCCACCCCTCCCGCTGCGTCCACGCGATCATGGTCGACGGCGAGATCGGCACCCAGGCCGAGAAGGCCCGCATCCCCTACGCCGACGGCACCCTCGTCGCCACCCCCGGCCGGCCCTCCGAGGACCTCATCCCCTCGCTGCTGGCCGCCTCCGATGTGCTCGGCACCGGCTGGTTCGCGGCCGACGCCGCCCAGGCGGGACCGGGCAGGATCGTCGCCGTGGTCGGCGACGGCGCCGTAGGACTGATGGGCGTGCTGGCCGCCAAGCAGATGGGGGCCGAGCGCATCATCGCCATGAGCCGCCATGCGGATCGGCAGGCGCTGGCCCGCGAGTACGGCGCCACCGACATCGTCACCGAGCGCGGTGACGAGGGCGTGGCCCGCATCAAGGAGCTGACGAACGGGCTCGGCGCGCACAGCGTGATCGAGGCCGTCGGCACGCAGGAGTCGATGATGCAGGCCATCCGCTCCACCCGGCCCGGCGGGTCCGTCGGCTTCGTGGGCGTCTCCCACGACGTCCAGCTGCCCGGCGGCGAGCTGTTCTTCTCCGCCGTCCACCTCCACGGCGGCCCGGCCCCGGTGCGCCGCTACCTGCCCGAGCTGATCCAGCTGATCTGGGACCGGAAGATTGACCCCGGGAAGGTCTTCGACCTCACCCTGCCGCTGGCCGAGGCCGCCGAGGCCTACCGGGCAATGGACGAGCGCCGCGCCACCAAGGTGCTGCTGACGCTCTGA
- a CDS encoding FAD-dependent oxidoreductase codes for MTTPLTPTTSLASTSENRPVADETRLGTSPTRPVDSLTSAAAEDELPAGTVDVAVLGGGAAGLSGALMLARSRRSVVVIDSGTPRNAPAEGIHGLLGNEGTAPAAYLERGRAEVRQYGGLVLAGEVAAARAADPAADGDLRFTVDLVDGRRLTARRLLLATGVRDELPDIPGLAAHWGRSVVHCPYCHGWEVRDQPIGIIATRPASLHQALMFRQLSDDITVFAAGLEIDEATRERFVARGVRLLEDPIEEIVDRPDGALAGVRLAGGEVVARSALAVATELSPRMEGLEDLGLRLEEAGGGMGQKIAAGFAGVSEVPGVWVAGNAAEPSAQVGPSAAGGALAGGHINGMLVMADADAAVAAQKQGAVV; via the coding sequence ATGACCACCCCGCTCACGCCCACCACCTCACTCGCATCCACGTCCGAGAACCGTCCGGTCGCCGACGAGACGCGGCTCGGCACCTCGCCGACGCGCCCGGTCGACTCCCTGACCAGCGCCGCGGCCGAGGACGAGCTGCCCGCCGGCACGGTCGACGTCGCCGTGCTCGGCGGGGGCGCCGCCGGCCTCAGCGGCGCTCTGATGCTCGCCCGCTCCCGCCGCAGCGTCGTCGTGATCGACTCCGGCACGCCCCGCAACGCCCCGGCCGAGGGGATCCACGGGCTGCTCGGCAACGAGGGGACCGCCCCCGCCGCCTACCTCGAGCGCGGCCGCGCCGAGGTGCGCCAGTACGGCGGCCTGGTCCTGGCCGGCGAGGTCGCCGCGGCGCGTGCCGCGGATCCTGCGGCCGACGGGGACCTGCGCTTCACCGTCGATCTCGTCGACGGACGCCGCCTCACCGCGCGCCGACTCCTGCTCGCCACCGGCGTCCGCGATGAGCTGCCGGACATCCCGGGACTGGCCGCGCACTGGGGCCGCAGCGTCGTCCACTGCCCCTACTGCCATGGCTGGGAGGTGCGCGATCAGCCGATCGGCATCATCGCGACCCGCCCCGCCTCCCTGCACCAGGCGCTGATGTTCCGCCAGCTCAGCGACGACATCACCGTCTTCGCCGCCGGTCTCGAGATCGACGAGGCGACCCGCGAGCGCTTTGTCGCCCGCGGCGTCCGTCTCCTCGAGGACCCGATCGAGGAGATCGTCGACCGGCCCGACGGCGCACTTGCCGGGGTGCGCCTGGCCGGCGGCGAGGTCGTGGCCCGCAGCGCCCTCGCGGTCGCGACCGAGCTGTCTCCGCGGATGGAGGGTCTGGAGGACCTCGGGCTGCGGCTCGAGGAAGCCGGCGGCGGCATGGGCCAGAAGATCGCCGCCGGGTTCGCCGGGGTCAGCGAGGTGCCCGGGGTGTGGGTCGCAGGCAACGCTGCGGAGCCCAGCGCCCAGGTGGGGCCGTCGGCCGCTGGCGGTGCGCTCGCCGGGGGCCACATCAACGGGATGCTGGTGATGGCCGACGCGGACGCCGCGGTCGCTGCGCAGAAGCAGGGTGCCGTGGTCTGA
- the rpmG gene encoding 50S ribosomal protein L33: MARKTDVRSAVTLRSSAGTGTAYRTTKNRRNTPDRLVMRKYDPKVRGVVEFHETR, from the coding sequence ATGGCCAGGAAGACCGATGTGCGCAGCGCGGTCACGCTGCGCTCGAGTGCCGGCACCGGCACCGCCTACAGGACCACGAAGAACCGCCGGAACACCCCGGACCGCCTGGTCATGCGTAAGTACGATCCGAAGGTCCGCGGCGTGGTCGAGTTCCACGAGACGCGCTGA
- a CDS encoding permease prefix domain 1-containing protein, producing MATTLTERYISATIASLPPETQDDVRAELETSIADAVEAREDQGEDPVAAERAALTELGDPAALAAGYADRPLHLLGPRYYLAWWRLLKLLLAIVPACVAVAVALAQVLAGADVGEIIGQTIAVTITATVHLFFWTTLVFVVLERTGADTGHRWDVDQLAEARPTGTGRADLIASVIFGGLGIGALLWDRFRSFVWIDGESISILHPELWPWALLGLFVLIAAEVGLAAMLYVRGRWTVPFAVLNTALAVLFLSWALTLLGNGMLLNPEFLDVVLRDNGVTPETMRIVGTLLVFSIVGSSLWDIIDGWVKARRDAKR from the coding sequence ATGGCCACCACCCTGACCGAGCGCTACATCAGCGCCACCATCGCCTCGCTGCCTCCCGAGACCCAGGACGACGTGCGCGCCGAGCTCGAGACCTCGATCGCCGACGCCGTCGAGGCCCGCGAGGACCAGGGCGAGGACCCCGTCGCGGCCGAGCGTGCCGCGCTGACAGAACTGGGCGACCCCGCCGCGCTGGCCGCCGGATACGCCGACCGCCCGCTGCACCTGCTCGGACCCCGCTACTACCTCGCGTGGTGGCGGCTGCTGAAGCTGCTGCTGGCGATCGTCCCGGCCTGCGTCGCCGTCGCGGTGGCCCTGGCCCAGGTCCTCGCCGGCGCCGACGTCGGCGAGATCATCGGGCAGACCATCGCCGTGACCATCACCGCCACGGTCCACCTGTTCTTCTGGACGACTCTCGTGTTCGTGGTCCTGGAGCGCACCGGGGCCGACACCGGCCATCGATGGGACGTCGATCAGCTGGCCGAGGCGCGCCCGACGGGCACCGGTCGCGCCGACCTGATCGCCTCGGTGATCTTCGGCGGGCTCGGGATCGGCGCACTGCTGTGGGACCGCTTCCGCAGCTTCGTGTGGATCGACGGGGAATCGATCTCGATCCTGCACCCCGAGCTGTGGCCCTGGGCCCTGCTGGGACTGTTCGTGCTGATCGCCGCCGAGGTGGGGCTCGCCGCGATGCTCTATGTGCGCGGCCGCTGGACCGTGCCGTTCGCGGTCCTCAACACCGCCCTGGCCGTGCTGTTCCTGAGCTGGGCACTCACCCTGCTGGGCAACGGAATGCTCCTGAATCCGGAGTTCCTGGACGTCGTGCTCCGGGACAACGGGGTCACGCCGGAGACGATGCGGATCGTGGGGACCCTCCTGGTGTTCTCGATCGTGGGGAGCTCGCTCTGGGACATCATCGACGGGTGGGTCAAGGCCCGGCGCGACGCGAAGCGCTGA
- the rpsN gene encoding 30S ribosomal protein S14 yields the protein MAKTSKIAAEARRRRVVAQHAAERSALKRSVKDPASSTAERLQAQRALQRLPRDASPTRLRNRDAIDGRPRGHLRRFGLSRVRFREAAHRGELPGVTKSSW from the coding sequence ATGGCCAAGACCTCGAAGATCGCGGCCGAAGCCCGGCGCCGCCGGGTCGTCGCCCAGCACGCCGCGGAGCGTTCGGCGCTGAAGCGGTCCGTCAAGGACCCCGCCAGCTCGACCGCCGAGCGGCTCCAGGCGCAGCGCGCTCTGCAGCGCCTCCCGCGCGATGCGAGCCCGACCCGTCTGCGCAACCGCGACGCGATCGACGGCCGGCCGCGCGGACATCTGCGGAGGTTCGGGCTCTCGCGGGTCCGCTTCCGCGAGGCGGCTCACCGCGGCGAGCTGCCCGGCGTCACGAAGTCCAGCTGGTGA
- a CDS encoding type B 50S ribosomal protein L31, translated as MKQSIHPEYRPVVFRDTGADYSFLTRSTRTAEKSVTWEDGKEYPVIDVEVSSASHPFYTGKATVLDTAGRVEKFRRRYGTAGTTSA; from the coding sequence ATGAAACAGTCCATCCATCCCGAGTACCGTCCCGTCGTCTTCCGTGACACGGGTGCCGACTACTCGTTCCTGACCCGCTCCACCCGCACCGCGGAGAAGTCCGTGACCTGGGAGGACGGGAAGGAGTATCCCGTCATCGACGTCGAGGTCTCCTCGGCCTCGCACCCGTTCTACACGGGGAAGGCGACGGTGCTGGACACCGCCGGCCGCGTCGAGAAGTTCCGTCGGCGGTACGGCACGGCGGGGACCACCTCCGCCTGA